Part of the Alteracholeplasma palmae J233 genome, GGTTTGATTTAATCTAGTTAAGATATACTTATCAGAAAGGGTTAAATTATCATAGTCAACTTTTACATCAATCGAATCTAGATTCATCGTAATAAAACGAGTAATATTCCATAACTTATTAATAAAGTTCCAACTAGATTCAATTTTTTCTTGGTCAAATCTTAAATCCATACCAGGAGCTGAATTAGTCGTTAAAAAGTATCTTAATGTATCTACACCGTATTTTTCTATAATATCCATAGGATCAATACCATTTCCTAAAGATTTGCTCATTTTTCTTCCTTCTGAGTCTCTTATTAACCCATGTAATAAGACATCTTTAAATGGATCTTGGTCTGTAAATTCTAGTCCTTGGAAAACCATTCTTGAAACCCAGAAAGTTAAAATATCATAACCTGTTACCATGACATCAGTTGGATAGTATCTTTTTAAGTCATCTGTTTGTTCCGGCCAACCTAATGTACTAAATGGCCATAAAGCTGATGAAAACCATGTGTCTAAAACATCTTCATCTTGTTTCCAGCCTTCGCCTGGTGATTCTATTTGAACTTTTACTTCATCATTTTTATACCATGCAGGAATTCTGTGTCCCCACCATAATTGACGGGATACACACCAATCTTGTATGTTTTCCATCCAGTTATCAAAAAGTTTTTTAAATCTATTTGGATAATAGTTAACTTTAGATTCTTCTAATGTTCTATCAGCTAGTTTTTCCATGGCAATAAACCATTGTAATGAAAGTCTTGGCTCAACTACTACTCCAGTTCTTTCTGAATAACCTACTTGGTTTGTATAATCTTCTATTTTTTCAACTAGATTCAATTTCTCTAAATCTTTAATGAGTTCTTCACGACAAACAAATCTATCAAGTCCATTATATTTATGAGCCATTTGATTCATGGTACCATCTTCATTCATACATAAAGGTGTATCTAGGTTATGTCTTTTAGCAACTTCAAAGTCATTTGGATCATGAGCAGGGGTTACTTTAACAACTCCTGTACCAAATGCTTTATCTACATAATCATCACTAATGATTGGAATTAATCTATCAGTTCCTGGAATAAATGCTTTTTTTCCAACTAAATGCATGTATCTTTCATCTTCTGGATGAACCATTAACGCTTGATCCGCAAACATTGTTTCAGGTCTTGTGGTTGCGATAACTACATAGTCTTTTTTATTTTCTAATTGATATCTAAAGTAATAGAGTTTACCATGGGTTTCTTTATAGTCTACTTCAATATTTGATAAAGCAGTTTTAGCTTCTGAATCCCAGTTAATAATGCGATTACCTCTATATAATAGACCTTTTTCATATAGCGTAATAAATACTTTATTCACAGCATCATTCAGTTTTTCATCTAAAGTAAATCTTTCTTTGGAATAATCAACACTTAATCCTAGTGCTTTCCATTGAGTACGAATATGTTGAGCATATTCTTCTTTCCAACTCCAAGCGTGTTCTAAGAATTTTTCTCTACCAATGTCGTGTCTAGAAATACCCATTTCTTTTAATTTTTGGTCTACTTTTGCTTGTGTTGCAATCCCTGCATGATCCATTCCTGGTAAATAAAGAGCATCAAAGCCTTGCATTCTTTTTCTTCTAATAATCATATCTTGTAAAGTATTATCCCATGCATGACCTAAGTGTAGTTTTCCTGTAACATTTGGTGGTGGAATAACAATTGTAAATGGTTTTGCCTTTTTTCTTATTCCAGATTTAAAATAGCCTTTTTCAAGCCATGTTTCATATCTTTTTTCTTCTACTTCTTTAAAATCATATTTTGTTTTTAAGTTAGTTTCCATTATTTATTCTTCCTTTTATTTTTTATTTCATAGTAATATAGTTCATTAATGCCAAAACTAAGGTACTTATTTGTTTTTTCAATGTGAGTAAATATAAACCCATTTTTCAGTAAAACTTTTTTTGATGCTTCATTAAAAGGCGCATGAGATGCGATGACTTTAGTCGCCCCCATTTTAGCAAAGGCATATTCTAAAACTGCTTGAATTGCCTCTGTCATATATCCTTTATTCCAATAAATATCATTTAATGAATAGCCTATTTCATAAGTACCTTCT contains:
- a CDS encoding valine--tRNA ligase: METNLKTKYDFKEVEEKRYETWLEKGYFKSGIRKKAKPFTIVIPPPNVTGKLHLGHAWDNTLQDMIIRRKRMQGFDALYLPGMDHAGIATQAKVDQKLKEMGISRHDIGREKFLEHAWSWKEEYAQHIRTQWKALGLSVDYSKERFTLDEKLNDAVNKVFITLYEKGLLYRGNRIINWDSEAKTALSNIEVDYKETHGKLYYFRYQLENKKDYVVIATTRPETMFADQALMVHPEDERYMHLVGKKAFIPGTDRLIPIISDDYVDKAFGTGVVKVTPAHDPNDFEVAKRHNLDTPLCMNEDGTMNQMAHKYNGLDRFVCREELIKDLEKLNLVEKIEDYTNQVGYSERTGVVVEPRLSLQWFIAMEKLADRTLEESKVNYYPNRFKKLFDNWMENIQDWCVSRQLWWGHRIPAWYKNDEVKVQIESPGEGWKQDEDVLDTWFSSALWPFSTLGWPEQTDDLKRYYPTDVMVTGYDILTFWVSRMVFQGLEFTDQDPFKDVLLHGLIRDSEGRKMSKSLGNGIDPMDIIEKYGVDTLRYFLTTNSAPGMDLRFDQEKIESSWNFINKLWNITRFITMNLDSIDVKVDYDNLTLSDKYILTRLNQTIKEADYNYEKYEFGEAGRSLYHFIWEDFANWYVEFAKITLNSDKKTNTQAVLLHVLKSVLKLMHPFIPFVTEKLYLEISNEETIMLSAWPEESFYDESALLKFNEIKDVITKVRTLRNENNVIPSKPLDIYLEVKTDVVLYNEQETYFKKFLGANKLVITENLEEALETIFIAGNEINIHVLKSDLIDPVKEKEALLKQKTDLENEIKRSEALLNNESFVKKAPEQKLALEKEKYENYLAQYKEVVKKLELYV
- a CDS encoding GNAT family N-acetyltransferase — its product is MDTLETKRLILRMPETNDLTKFHEYAIKPNVGPQAGWHPHQSIIETKIILKSFINENETWAITVKPYNEIIGTIDLKVLDFFDALEGTYEIGYSLNDIYWNKGYMTEAIQAVLEYAFAKMGATKVIASHAPFNEASKKVLLKNGFIFTHIEKTNKYLSFGINELYYYEIKNKRKNK